A part of Anolis sagrei isolate rAnoSag1 chromosome 3, rAnoSag1.mat, whole genome shotgun sequence genomic DNA contains:
- the ATP4B gene encoding potassium-transporting ATPase subunit beta, translating to MATLNEKKTCSQRMENFQRFVWNPDTGQLMGRTLINWVWISLYYVAFYVVVTGLFALCIYSLMKTLNPYTPDYQDRLKSPGVTLRPDVYGEKGLEIYYNISEEHSWEGFVKTLQKFLSGYNETAQQANINCSGEGYYFQKNFDAPNHTKHSCKFTQEMLGNCSGLVDPTFGFPEGSPCLIIKMNRIINFLPGNGTEPRVNCTTLDDESPLDVQYYPRNGTFKLHYFPYYGCKAQPSYSNPLVAVKLLNIPINKEIHAVCRVVGTGITSDNPHDPYEGKVEFKVCIKA from the exons ATGGCAACACTTAATGAAAAGAAGACATGTAGCCAACGAATGGAAAATTTCCAGCGTTTCGTATGGAATCCGGACACGGGACAGTTAATGGGAAGAACCTTGATTAACTGGG TATGGATCAGTCTTTACTATGTTGCGTTCTATGTGGTGGTGACTGGGCTGTTCGCACTGTGTATATATTCTTTAATGAAGACACTCAATCCATATACACCGGACTACCAAGATCGATTAAAATCACCAG GGGTGACGTTACGACCAGATGTGTATGGTGAAAAGGGATTGGAGATTTATTACAATATTTCAGAAGAACACTCTTGGGAAGGTTTTGTTAAGACTCTTCAAAAGTTTCTTTCAG GTTACAATGAAACTGCACAGCAAGCCAATATCAATTGTTCTGGGGAAGGATACTACTTCCAAAAGAATTTTGATGCTCCAAACCATACAAAACATTCTTGCAAATTTACACAAGAGATGCTCGGAAACTGTTCTGGTCTTGTGGATCCCACTTTTGGTTTTCCAGAAGGAAGTCCatgtttaataataaaaatgaacaga ATTATCAATTTTCTTCCGGGCAATGGCACAGAACCAAGAGTAAACTGCACAACACTG GATGATGAAAGCCCACTAGATGTACAATATTATCCTAGAAATGGAACTTTTAAACTTCACTATTTCCCCTACTATGGATGTAAGGCACAG CCAAGCTACAGTAATCCATTGGTAGCAGTGAAGCTTCTCAACATTCCCATAAACAAAGAAATACACGCCGTGTGCAGAGTGGTTGGTACAGGAATTACTTCAGATAATCCTCATGACCCATATGAAGGAAAAGTGGAATTCAAAGTTTGCATAAAAGCTTAA